A region of Nakaseomyces glabratus chromosome M, complete sequence DNA encodes the following proteins:
- the CDC19 gene encoding pyruvate kinase CDC19 (CAGL0M12034g~Pyruvate kinase) yields MDSRLARLTTLQTSAGEELRRTSIIGTIGPKTNNPETLVALRKAGLNIVRMNFSHGSYEYHKSVIDNARKSEELYPGRPLAIALDTKGPEIRTGTTTNEVDYPIPPNHEMIFTTDDKYAKACDDKIMYLDYKNITKVISAGRIIYVDDGVLSFEVLQVVDDKTLKVKSLNAGKICSHKGVNLPGTDVDLPALSEKDKADLRFGVENGVHMIFASFIRTAQDVLTIREVLGEDGKDIKIVVKIENQQGVNNFDEILKVTDAVMVARGDLGIEIPAPEVLAVQKKLIAKSNLAGKPVICATQMLESMTYNPRPTRAEVSDVGNAVLDGADCVMLSGETAKGNYPINAVTTMAETALIAEQAIAYLPNYDDIRNCTPKPTSTTETVAASAVAAVFEQKAKAIIVLSTSGTTARLVSKYRPNCPIILVTRNARTARFSHLYRGVFPFVYEKESVSDWTEDVEARLNFGIEQAIEFGILKKGDTYVSIQGFKAGVGHSNTLQVSTA; encoded by the coding sequence ATGGACTCTAGATTGGCTAGATTGACTACCTTGCAAACCTCTGCCGGTGAGGAATTGAGAAGAACCTCTATCATCGGTACCATTGGTCCAAAGACCAACAACCCAGAAACCTTGGTTGCTCTAAGAAAGGCTGGTTTGAACATTGTCCGTATGAACTTCTCCCACGGTTCTTACGAATACCACAAGTCTGTCATTGACAATGCCAGAAAGTCCGAAGAGCTATACCCAGGTAGACCATTGGCTATCGCTTTGGACACCAAGGGTCCAGAAATCAGAACTGGTACCACCACTAACGAAGTCGACTACCCAATCCCACCAAACCACGAAATGATCTTCACCACCGATGACAAGTACGCTAAGGCTTGTGACGACAAGATCATGTACTTGGACTACAAGAACATCACCAAGGTCATCTCCGCTGGTAGAATCATCTACGTCGATGACGGTGTTTTGTCTTTCGAAGTCTTGCAAGTCGTTGACGACAAGACCTTGAAGGTCAAGTCCTTGAACGCTGGTAAGATCTGCTCCCACAAGGGTGTTAACTTGCCAGGTACCGATGTCGACTTGCCAGCTTTGTCTGAAAAGGACAAGGCTGACTTGAGATTCGGTGTTGAAAACGGTGTCCACATGATCTTCGCTTCTTTCATCAGAACCGCTCAAGATGTTTTGACCATCAGAGAAGTTTTGGGTGAAGACGGTAAGGACATCAAGATCGTCGTCAAGATTGAAAACCAACAAGGTGTTAACAACTTCGACGAAATCTTGAAGGTCACTGACGCTGTCATGGTTGCCAGAGGTGACTTGGGTATCGAAATCCCAGCCCCAGAAGTCTTGGCTGTCCAAAAGAAGTTGATCGCTAAGTCTAACTTGGCCGGTAAGCCAGTTATCTGTGCTACCCAAATGTTGGAATCTATGACCTACAACCCAAGACCAACCAGAGCTGAAGTTTCCGATGTCGGTAACGCTGTTTTGGACGGTGCTGACTGTGTCATGTTGTCCGGTGAAACCGCTAAGGGTAACTACCCAATTAACGCTGTTACCACTATGGCTGAAACTGCTTTGATCGCTGAACAAGCTATTGCTTACTTGCCAAACTACGATGACATCAGAAACTGCACTCCAAAGCCAACTTCTACCACTGAAACTGTTGCTGCTTCCGCCGTCGCTGCTGTCTTCGAACAAAAGGCTAAGGCTATCATCGTTTTGTCTACCTCTGGTACCACCGCTAGATTGGTTTCCAAGTACAGACCAAACTGCCCAATCATCTTGGTCACCAGAAACGCCAGAACTGCTAGATTCTCTCACTTGTACAGAGGTGTTTTCCCATTCGTTTACGAGAAGGAATCTGTCTCTGACTGGACTGAAGATGTTGAAGCTAGATTGAACTTCGGTATCGAACAAGCTATCGAATTCGGTATCTTGAAGAAGGGTGACACTTACGTTTCCATCCAAGGTTTCAAGGCTGGTGTCGGTCACTCCAACACTTTGCAAGTCTCCACTGCTTAA
- a CDS encoding uncharacterized protein (CAGL0M12056g~Protein of unknown function) yields MAYLVPTVDVLSNSVLRSECCAASFSWAGNSLFLTAFLIENQCRAQQNQISIVGSNMYLETFGEELEIVRAPHSIFSLSLLAAGYSETNTRSLLTMEILKKKRSPTATALS; encoded by the coding sequence ATGGCATATTTAGTGCCCACGGTAGATGTGCTCTCTAATAGTGTTTTGCGCAGTGAATGCTGTGCGGCTTCTTTTTCCTGGGCTGGCAACTCCCTATTTCTGACTGCCTTTTTAATAGAGAATCAGTGCAGAGCTCAGCAAAATCAAATTTCGATTGTGGGCTCTAACATGTACTTAGAAACATTTGGGGAAGAGCTGGAGATAGTGAGAGCCCCGCACagtatattttctttatcacTCTTAGCTGCTGGGTATTCTGAGACAAACACTAGATCATTACTCACTATGGAAAttttaaagaagaaaagaagccCAACTGCTACGGCGTTGTCATAG